A genome region from Columba livia isolate bColLiv1 breed racing homer chromosome 2, bColLiv1.pat.W.v2, whole genome shotgun sequence includes the following:
- the LOC102089150 gene encoding lymphocyte antigen 6E isoform X2, with amino-acid sequence MKTSLLVVLVALCTESAFSLRCFTCKDATFNIHCLSTTACADHEKYCVTTYSTMGYGKDRKQRITKKCSAFCPAIDLNIGIAGVASSCCETSFCNVSGASSVKTSYTMVAERKWLQQANRGDKAGLNKKGS; translated from the exons ATGAAGACTTCTCTTCTTGTCGTGCTCGTAGCCCTGTGCACGGAGAGTG CTTTCTCCTTGAGGTGTTTCACATGCAAAGATGCAACTTTCAACATTCACTGCCTCAGCACAACCGCATGTGCTGACCACGAGAAGTATTGTGTCACAACCTACTCTACCATGGGATATG GCAAAGACCGTAAACAGCGTATTACCAAGAAATGTTCTGCATTTTGCCCAGCAATTGACCTGAATATTGGCATAGCCGGTGTTGCTTCCAGCTGCTGTGAGACTTCCTTTTGCAATGTCAGCGGTGCCAGCAGCGTGAAAACCAGTTACACCATG GTGGCTGAAAGGAAATGGCTTCAGCAGGCAAACAGAGGGGACAAGGCAGGACTCAACAAGAAGGGATCTTGA
- the LOC102089150 gene encoding lymphocyte antigen 6E isoform X3, with translation MKTSLLVVLVALCTESAFSLRCFTCKDATFNIHCLSTTACADHEKYCVTTYSTMGYGKDRKQRITKKCSAFCPAIDLNIGIAGVASSCCETSFCNVSGASSVKTSYTMLTHLCATCAKNKSPTRTV, from the exons ATGAAGACTTCTCTTCTTGTCGTGCTCGTAGCCCTGTGCACGGAGAGTG CTTTCTCCTTGAGGTGTTTCACATGCAAAGATGCAACTTTCAACATTCACTGCCTCAGCACAACCGCATGTGCTGACCACGAGAAGTATTGTGTCACAACCTACTCTACCATGGGATATG GCAAAGACCGTAAACAGCGTATTACCAAGAAATGTTCTGCATTTTGCCCAGCAATTGACCTGAATATTGGCATAGCCGGTGTTGCTTCCAGCTGCTGTGAGACTTCCTTTTGCAATGTCAGCGGTGCCAGCAGCGTGAAAACCAGTTACACCATG cTTACCCATTTATGTGCTACGTGTGCCAAGAACAAGAGTCCAACAAGAACTGTTTGA
- the LOC102089150 gene encoding lymphocyte antigen 6E isoform X4, giving the protein MRTILVTLLAAVLCVEQAYPFMCYVCQEQESNKNCLTISMCANEDKYCVTIRNNTGIKPDKPKYVISKMCSPTCPATQNQTYQKVSCCEKPLCNVNGVSSKQSSSGVMSLGVLASITYIFACGL; this is encoded by the exons ATGAGGACTATTCTTGTCACCTTGCTGGCTGCTGTCCTGTGTGTGGAGCAAG cTTACCCATTTATGTGCTACGTGTGCCAAGAACAAGAGTCCAACAAGAACTGTTTGACCATTTCCATGTGTGCAAACGAAGACAAATACTGCGTGACCATTCGTAACAACACGGGAATAA AGCCTGACAAGCCTAAATATGTAATCTCTAAGATGTGCTCTCCAACATGTCCagcaacacaaaaccaaacctatCAGAAGGTTTCTTGCTGTGAGAAACCATTATGCAATGTGAATGGAGTCAGCAGCAAGCAAAGCAGCTCTGGAGTGATGTCCCTGGGTGTCCTGGCCAGTATCACTTACATCTTTGCCTGTGGACTGTGA
- the LOC102089150 gene encoding lymphocyte antigen 6E isoform X1, with amino-acid sequence MKTSLLVVLVALCTESAFSLRCFTCKDATFNIHCLSTTACADHEKYCVTTYSTMGYGKDRKQRITKKCSAFCPAIDLNIGIAGVASSCCETSFCNVSGASSVKTSYTMALLQAEGHDVGQQETPSPYWMLKCCL; translated from the exons ATGAAGACTTCTCTTCTTGTCGTGCTCGTAGCCCTGTGCACGGAGAGTG CTTTCTCCTTGAGGTGTTTCACATGCAAAGATGCAACTTTCAACATTCACTGCCTCAGCACAACCGCATGTGCTGACCACGAGAAGTATTGTGTCACAACCTACTCTACCATGGGATATG GCAAAGACCGTAAACAGCGTATTACCAAGAAATGTTCTGCATTTTGCCCAGCAATTGACCTGAATATTGGCATAGCCGGTGTTGCTTCCAGCTGCTGTGAGACTTCCTTTTGCAATGTCAGCGGTGCCAGCAGCGTGAAAACCAGTTACACCATG gctctcctccaggctgaaggACATGACGTTGGGCAGCAGGAGACACCCTCCCCATACTGGATGCTCAAGTGTTGCCTCTGA
- the LOC102089150 gene encoding lymphocyte antigen 6E isoform X5, which yields MKTSLLVVLVALCTESAFSLRCFTCKDATFNIHCLSTTACADHEKYCVTTYSTMGYGKDRKQRITKKCSAFCPAIDLNIGIAGVASSCCETSFCNVSGASSVKTSYTMI from the exons ATGAAGACTTCTCTTCTTGTCGTGCTCGTAGCCCTGTGCACGGAGAGTG CTTTCTCCTTGAGGTGTTTCACATGCAAAGATGCAACTTTCAACATTCACTGCCTCAGCACAACCGCATGTGCTGACCACGAGAAGTATTGTGTCACAACCTACTCTACCATGGGATATG GCAAAGACCGTAAACAGCGTATTACCAAGAAATGTTCTGCATTTTGCCCAGCAATTGACCTGAATATTGGCATAGCCGGTGTTGCTTCCAGCTGCTGTGAGACTTCCTTTTGCAATGTCAGCGGTGCCAGCAGCGTGAAAACCAGTTACACCATG ATCTAG